The Agelaius phoeniceus isolate bAgePho1 chromosome 34, bAgePho1.hap1, whole genome shotgun sequence DNA window gcacggtggaagccgccaggacgcctcgagggggagcgggcgtgggcgcagcgcagggcgcagagcatcccgggctggctcagggcttccccaggcctggcacggcatcggccccactgagggcattgtgctcctcccgcagcccgacggcagcagggcccctctggagatcgtgctgcaggccaaggtgtccactggcttccccggtgtggtgcagctcctggagtggttcgagctgcccaaccacatcgtgatggtgctggagcggccagagcggtgtcaggacctgcatcGTGTCATTCgggcacggcggttcctgcccgaggaggtggcgcgggagctgttccgccaggtgctggaggccgtgcggcactgcaccagctgcggggtcctgcacagggacatcaaaCCCGAGAACATCGTGCTTGACCTGGCCACCGGGCAGGCCAAATTgattgactttggctgtggcacctacctgcaagagacagcctacacccactttgcaggtgagcccacgtaagggtgtactcctggtcccgggatctcatggctcaacatctcccagcccaagctggctgtggcagcggggattctcccttttgctgccagtcaggggactgagtcttcagctgagttgctttagtgcggggctgggtggggagccatcttccagccctgctggcagcctttgccagccactctgcccaggactgaggctgggctggggcagccagcccgaccaaaacccccgtgggtgggggtagcagagaggggggtggaacctgtgccccagccagtttggtgtgcaggcgagaggaagggcttgcactgctccactcgccctgtttgccttggcttcctaatatttttggggca harbors:
- the LOC143696382 gene encoding serine/threonine-protein kinase pim-1-like, with the translated sequence MDVAGTAPEALQERYRLGSLLGRGGFGSVFAATRLSDGAPVAIKRVPRNRVRHWGELPDGSRAPLEIVLQAKVSTGFPGVVQLLEWFELPNHIVMVLERPERCQDLHRVIRARRFLPEEVARELFRQVLEAVRHCTSCGVLHRDIKPENIVLDLATGQAKLIDFGCGTYLQETAYTHFAGTPSYSPPEWTHFGWYHGEAATIWSLGILLHQMVCGEHPFRRGRNLSWGQLPLPQGLSQGK